In one window of Toxotes jaculatrix isolate fToxJac2 chromosome 10, fToxJac2.pri, whole genome shotgun sequence DNA:
- the ccdc69 gene encoding coiled-coil domain-containing protein 69 has product MGCSHSKKKSKGKKGEKTQKDKSRRDDGGKRLSGEQDVCLEKQLERFEWQLRTLKEVLSANGNPERAELLKDHADEEVCALVLSILDKVKTETTADLNVLHEQKSQTVTEEHERHVEELQKRHEQEKSQLTEEFHAAEDVLKGEVEELTRELQVYNQLKRRVQESTFKKDLQRNIKAHGSPGAFWESEQESLLFVIEMKSERVQEQSRKLQQMDALLEKNLSLEDQIVHVLQQNEDLRVRIDNCQTLIQQLSKEQQDMKVALERQAAVNQKLSQEKEQLMFKLRHRDSCPTIHLPTMVQEIAPR; this is encoded by the exons aagaaaagcaaaggcaagaagggagagaagacacagaaagacaagagCCGCCGTGATGACGGAG GTAAACGCCTGTCAGGTGAGCAGGACGTCTGTCTGGAGAAGCAGCTGGAGCGGTTCGAGTGGCAGCTGAGGACTTTAAAGGAAGTGCTCTCAGCCAATGGGAACCCAGAGAGGGCGGAGCTTCTGAAAGACCACGCCGATGAGGAGGTGTGCGCCCTCGTCCTGAGCATCCTCGATAAG GTGAAAACAGAGACGACAGCTGATTTAAACGTCCTGCATGAACAGAAAAGTCAAACTGTGACTGAGGAACATGAGCGACATGTGGAAG agctgcagaaaagACACGAACAAGAGAAAAGTCAACTGACAGAAGAGTTTCATGCTGCTGAGGACGTCCTCAAG ggggaggtggaggagctgacACGGGAGCTGCAGGTTTACAACCAGCTGAAGAGGAGAGTCCAGGAGTCCACGTTCAAGAAAGACCTGCAGAGAAATATAAAG GCTCACGGCAGCCCAGGTGCATTCTGGGAGTCGGAGCAGgagtctctgctgtttgtcattGAGATGAAGAGTGAGCGCGTGcaggagcagagcaggaagctgcagcagatggaTGCTCTG TTGGAGAAGAATTTGTCTTTGGAGGACCAGATCGTCCACGTCCTGCAGCAGAACGAGGATCTGAGAGTCCGGATCGACAACTGCCAGACTCTCATTCA gCAGTTATcaaaggagcagcaggacatgaAGGTGGCGCTGGAGAGGCAGGCAGCGGTAAACCAGAAGCTTTCTCAGGAAAAGGAGCAGCTGATGTTCAAACTGCGACACAGAGACTCGTGTCCGACCATCCACCTGCCCACCATGGTGCAGGAGATTGCACCGAGATGA